One Massilia putida DNA window includes the following coding sequences:
- a CDS encoding LysR family transcriptional regulator translates to MDLAKLQMFVKIAELGSLSKASAQYDMGASTLSRQMSAFEAEYKGRLFLRTGRGLVLTELGQKILPRARELLADADRLAAEIRGSAGVPRGTVRLAVVPSVTAPLVARIILEAQRRYPEVTLHVTEAFSGQIEEWLALGRVDLGFVLRPSANSVTEKPLARSQLCVVGPAGDSLTAPDEVDFSCLDGQSILLPSQPSNFRSFLEQIARRNGVTFKVAAEIDSVAIMKEVVAAGVGYALLSASTVQQEVQQQRLSIARLINPKVSRQVYLSTTAQKSGDLATREISRLIRQVSEELLGVVEEPSTGDAAPDESVSPAAEAFYVPNPE, encoded by the coding sequence ATGGATTTGGCCAAGTTGCAGATGTTTGTGAAGATCGCGGAGCTGGGAAGCCTGTCGAAGGCGTCGGCCCAATACGACATGGGTGCCTCGACGCTGAGCCGGCAAATGTCGGCGTTCGAGGCCGAATACAAGGGGCGCCTGTTCCTGCGCACGGGACGCGGCCTCGTCCTGACGGAACTGGGCCAGAAAATCCTGCCGCGGGCGCGCGAGCTCCTCGCCGACGCGGACCGCCTGGCCGCCGAGATCCGCGGCAGCGCCGGCGTACCGCGCGGGACGGTGCGCTTGGCGGTGGTGCCGTCGGTCACGGCGCCACTGGTGGCCCGGATCATCCTCGAAGCGCAGCGCCGCTATCCTGAGGTCACACTGCATGTCACCGAGGCGTTCAGCGGCCAGATCGAAGAATGGTTGGCGCTCGGACGTGTCGACCTCGGCTTCGTCTTGCGGCCCAGCGCCAACAGCGTCACCGAGAAGCCGCTGGCGCGTTCGCAACTGTGCGTGGTGGGCCCGGCCGGCGACAGCCTGACGGCACCTGACGAAGTCGACTTTTCGTGCCTCGACGGCCAGTCCATCCTGTTGCCTTCGCAGCCCAGCAATTTCAGATCCTTCCTCGAGCAGATAGCACGCCGTAACGGCGTCACCTTCAAGGTGGCTGCCGAGATCGATTCAGTGGCCATCATGAAGGAAGTCGTGGCCGCAGGTGTCGGATATGCTTTGCTGTCGGCATCCACCGTCCAACAGGAGGTCCAGCAACAGCGCCTGAGCATCGCACGCCTGATCAATCCGAAAGTGTCGCGCCAGGTGTACTTGAGCACCACCGCCCAGAAATCCGGCGATTTGGCGACGCGGGAAATCTCGCGCCTGATCCGGCAGGTCAGCGAGGAATTGCTGGGTGTGGTCGAGGAACCGTCGACCGGCGATGCGGCACCGGACGAGTCTGTTTCCCCGGCGGCGGAGGCATTCTACGTGCCGAATCCGGAGTAG
- a CDS encoding DUF4286 family protein: MRLDKALLLVMMEAPADMEAEFHDWYDTEHLPQRLGLPGVESGARWVCVEGWPRWMALYDLASSAALETPEYLAVSGANSTPWSKRVLPRTVGRSRACLHAVAVHDGPAGAGAPARLLLARFPQQGLERRAILIEALNAGLARHRALRQVRYFALGDILYAIASFDRVVATAALADVIEQLPAAADLVNHYAPYQRG; the protein is encoded by the coding sequence ATGAGGCTTGATAAGGCGCTGCTGCTGGTGATGATGGAAGCGCCGGCGGACATGGAAGCAGAGTTCCACGACTGGTACGACACCGAGCATTTGCCGCAGCGTCTGGGCTTGCCCGGTGTGGAGAGTGGCGCGCGCTGGGTCTGCGTCGAGGGCTGGCCGCGCTGGATGGCGCTGTACGACCTGGCGTCGAGCGCCGCGCTCGAGACCCCGGAGTACCTGGCGGTCTCCGGTGCCAACTCGACGCCCTGGTCGAAGCGCGTGTTGCCGCGCACGGTTGGGCGCAGCCGCGCTTGCCTGCACGCGGTTGCCGTCCACGACGGGCCGGCCGGTGCCGGTGCGCCGGCGCGCCTGTTGCTGGCGCGCTTTCCGCAGCAGGGCTTGGAAAGGCGGGCGATCCTGATCGAGGCGCTCAACGCCGGCCTGGCCCGGCACCGGGCCTTGCGGCAGGTTCGATATTTCGCGCTCGGCGACATCCTGTATGCGATTGCCAGCTTCGACAGGGTCGTCGCGACGGCCGCGTTGGCGGATGTGATCGAACAGCTGCCGGCAGCCGCCGACCTGGTGAATCATTACGCGCCTTACCAGCGCGGCTGA
- a CDS encoding GMC family oxidoreductase, with the protein MATTFDYIVVGSGSAGSVLANRLSADPANRVLLLEAGGMDDKSTVPMPAAFYALLKDPSVSWQYESEAAPHAGGRRFPLQRGKVLGGTGTVNGMTYSRGDAADYDEWHALGCDGWGYEDVLPYFKKAESNWRGETAYHGGSGPMSVVRANNERDPFYPAMMAGARELGCPINDDICGPSSEGFAQVEFSITKKGRRASSARAYLHPALKRRNLTLALHALAQRVLLDNHRAVGVEYLQDGRLLRAHARREVILCGGAYNSPQLLMLSGIGPADELARVGIEPCLNLHGVGQNLQDHAVVAMSYQARGNISFHRELRFDRTLLSALRWKLFGTGPLAQLPLTCWAFRKTLPALAKADVQFFFSPVALNAQLWFPCIREGVGHVVTARNALRYPLSRGTVTLRSARAGDAPLVQTGLLGEPEDVAALVRAVRQTRQLMATTRLAPLLEREISPGPALQSDAELEAFVRENARPSCHPSGTCAMGVGLDAVVDPQLRVHGIAGLRVADASVMPRIVGGNLNAPVIMIAEKAADMILQAQRCGAAQAAPAMADGAAISL; encoded by the coding sequence ATGGCGACCACGTTTGATTATATTGTCGTCGGCAGCGGTTCGGCCGGCTCGGTGCTTGCGAACCGCCTCAGCGCCGATCCGGCCAACCGCGTGCTGTTGCTTGAGGCTGGCGGCATGGACGACAAGTCGACCGTGCCGATGCCCGCGGCCTTCTATGCCCTGTTGAAGGATCCTTCGGTCAGCTGGCAATACGAGAGCGAGGCCGCGCCGCATGCCGGCGGACGGCGTTTTCCGCTGCAACGCGGCAAGGTGCTCGGCGGAACGGGCACCGTCAACGGCATGACGTATTCGCGGGGCGACGCCGCCGACTACGACGAATGGCACGCGCTCGGTTGCGACGGCTGGGGCTATGAGGACGTGCTGCCCTACTTTAAGAAGGCCGAATCGAACTGGCGCGGCGAAACGGCCTACCACGGCGGCAGCGGACCGATGAGCGTGGTGCGCGCGAACAACGAGCGCGATCCCTTCTATCCGGCGATGATGGCGGGTGCGCGCGAACTCGGCTGTCCGATCAACGACGATATCTGCGGCCCGAGTTCGGAAGGCTTCGCGCAGGTGGAGTTTTCGATCACGAAAAAGGGCAGGCGCGCCAGCTCGGCCCGCGCCTACCTGCATCCGGCGCTGAAGCGCCGCAATCTCACGCTGGCACTGCACGCCCTGGCCCAACGCGTCCTGCTGGACAACCATCGCGCGGTCGGCGTCGAGTACCTACAGGACGGCAGGCTGCTGCGCGCCCACGCGAGGCGCGAAGTGATCCTGTGCGGCGGCGCCTATAACTCGCCTCAATTGCTGATGCTGTCGGGCATAGGCCCGGCTGACGAACTGGCGCGGGTCGGCATCGAACCCTGCCTGAACCTGCACGGGGTAGGGCAGAACCTGCAAGACCACGCGGTCGTCGCCATGAGTTACCAGGCACGCGGCAATATCAGCTTCCACCGCGAGCTGCGCTTCGACCGGACGCTCTTGTCGGCACTGCGCTGGAAACTGTTCGGCACCGGACCGCTGGCGCAACTACCCCTGACCTGCTGGGCGTTCCGGAAGACGTTGCCGGCGCTCGCCAAGGCCGACGTGCAATTCTTCTTCAGTCCGGTCGCGCTGAATGCCCAGCTGTGGTTCCCCTGCATACGCGAAGGCGTCGGCCACGTGGTCACCGCGCGCAACGCGCTGCGCTATCCCCTTAGCCGGGGCACCGTCACGCTGCGTTCGGCGCGGGCGGGTGACGCGCCACTCGTGCAAACCGGCCTGCTCGGCGAACCCGAGGATGTCGCCGCGCTGGTGCGCGCCGTACGGCAGACCCGCCAACTGATGGCGACAACCCGTCTCGCGCCGCTGCTGGAACGGGAAATCAGTCCCGGCCCGGCATTGCAGAGCGACGCCGAGCTTGAAGCGTTCGTGCGCGAGAACGCGCGTCCGTCCTGCCATCCCAGCGGCACCTGCGCCATGGGCGTCGGCCTGGATGCGGTGGTCGATCCACAATTGCGGGTGCACGGTATTGCCGGCCTGCGCGTCGCCGATGCGTCCGTGATGCCGCGCATTGTCGGCGGCAACCTGAACGCCCCGGTGATCATGATCGCGGAAAAGGCGGCCGATATGATCTTGCAAGCGCAGCGTTGCGGGGCCGCACAGGCGGCACCGGCCATGGCGGACGGCGCCGCGATCTCGCTATGA
- a CDS encoding VOC family protein codes for MSTFEFWYDHVGVSVPDLEQAIQWWEHVLDFKLERRNAIDAIPAQIAILKNGNLRVELFEVPGAKAASEERFQPNQDVRTHGNKHISFAVEDVVALSEAIRARGADIVWVKTFTFGSNMFIRDNAGNLIEFVQRPKPMFEASTLQAGHGDHV; via the coding sequence ATGAGTACATTCGAATTCTGGTATGACCACGTCGGTGTCAGCGTGCCCGACCTGGAACAGGCGATCCAATGGTGGGAACATGTCCTCGACTTCAAGCTGGAGCGGCGCAATGCGATCGACGCCATCCCGGCACAGATCGCCATCCTGAAGAACGGTAACCTGCGCGTGGAGCTGTTCGAGGTTCCAGGTGCCAAAGCGGCGTCCGAAGAACGCTTTCAGCCAAATCAGGATGTGCGGACCCACGGCAACAAGCACATCAGTTTCGCGGTGGAGGACGTGGTGGCGCTGTCGGAGGCGATCCGCGCACGGGGTGCCGACATCGTGTGGGTCAAGACCTTTACGTTCGGCTCCAACATGTTCATCCGAGACAACGCGGGCAACTTGATCGAATTCGTGCAGCGTCCGAAGCCCATGTTCGAGGCCAGCACCTTGCAGGCAGGCCATGGCGACCACGTTTGA
- a CDS encoding alpha/beta fold hydrolase, which yields MTTGWCDGSGVGIHYESSGSGARTLVFIHELGGSLRSWDALAAVFGTRFRCLRYDQRGAGASEKVRAPFGVDDQVADLCALLDHLDLPPPYVLVSLAAGATTALAFASRAPRSVAALVLCAPATGVDPARREYLEARAEVAVRQGMRAIADATLARSYPPVATRDADVFRRYRARFLASDPVGYAHANRALVNFMLDDVIGTINMPCLLLAGAHDPLRPWTEVAALGRRLPHATLVGIDAGHLMAVQHPAAVAAAMEDFLGRHGLAEKPDRESEHEA from the coding sequence ATGACGACCGGCTGGTGCGATGGTTCCGGCGTCGGCATTCACTACGAATCGAGCGGCAGCGGCGCTCGTACGCTGGTGTTCATCCACGAGCTGGGCGGCTCCCTGCGCAGCTGGGATGCACTGGCCGCTGTCTTCGGCACGCGCTTTCGCTGCCTGCGCTACGACCAGCGCGGCGCCGGTGCGTCCGAGAAGGTGCGTGCTCCATTTGGCGTGGACGACCAGGTGGCTGACCTGTGCGCGCTGCTGGACCACCTGGACCTGCCACCCCCCTATGTCTTGGTCAGTCTCGCCGCCGGCGCTACCACTGCGCTCGCGTTCGCCAGCCGCGCTCCGCGTTCAGTGGCGGCGCTGGTGCTATGCGCCCCGGCGACCGGCGTCGACCCGGCACGCCGTGAATATCTGGAGGCGCGGGCCGAGGTGGCGGTCCGGCAGGGCATGCGCGCGATCGCCGATGCAACCCTGGCGCGCTCGTATCCGCCCGTGGCGACGCGCGACGCCGACGTGTTCCGGCGTTATCGGGCACGCTTCCTCGCCAGCGACCCTGTCGGCTATGCCCACGCCAACCGCGCCCTGGTCAATTTCATGCTCGATGACGTGATCGGGACGATCAACATGCCATGCCTGCTGTTGGCGGGTGCGCATGATCCCTTGCGGCCGTGGACCGAGGTGGCCGCGTTGGGCCGGCGCCTGCCGCATGCCACGCTGGTCGGCATCGACGCGGGCCATTTGATGGCGGTGCAGCATCCCGCGGCCGTCGCCGCGGCGATGGAGGATTTTCTAGGTAGACACGGGCTGGCGGAGAAGCCCGATAGGGAGAGTGAACATGAGGCTTGA
- a CDS encoding alpha/beta fold hydrolase — MERFATRDGVDIAYRIDGRGNLPWLVFSNSLATNLSMWDRQVDYLRRHFRILRYDQRGHGGSAVPAEPCTFDLLIDDLVALMDHVAIERAALVGVSMGAVTVLGVAARHPRRVERVLACDGQWVAPPGAAHAWEERIAIACDAGMAALAGPTAARWLTASFMARPSAALDDILHMIAATPAEGFIRCARALQAYDLREEITGIRVPCMLLAGAEDGGLPAVMRRMAEAIPGAAYAEIGEAGHLPNLERPVVFNTRISSFLLGGQAQSMEACA, encoded by the coding sequence ATGGAACGATTCGCAACCAGGGACGGCGTCGATATCGCCTACCGTATCGATGGCCGGGGCAATCTGCCCTGGCTGGTATTCAGTAATTCACTGGCCACCAACCTGTCCATGTGGGACCGCCAGGTGGACTACCTGCGACGCCATTTCCGCATCCTGCGCTACGACCAGCGTGGCCATGGTGGCTCGGCCGTGCCGGCGGAACCGTGCACGTTCGACCTCCTGATCGACGACCTGGTCGCCCTGATGGACCACGTGGCGATCGAGCGTGCGGCACTGGTCGGCGTATCGATGGGCGCCGTGACGGTGCTCGGCGTGGCGGCACGCCATCCACGGCGCGTCGAGCGTGTGCTTGCGTGCGACGGCCAGTGGGTCGCGCCGCCGGGCGCGGCGCATGCATGGGAGGAGCGCATCGCCATCGCGTGCGACGCCGGCATGGCCGCGCTGGCCGGGCCGACGGCGGCACGGTGGTTGACCGCGTCGTTCATGGCGCGGCCATCGGCGGCGCTGGACGACATCCTGCACATGATCGCCGCCACGCCGGCCGAGGGCTTCATCCGGTGTGCCAGGGCCCTGCAGGCATATGACCTGCGGGAGGAAATCACCGGTATTCGCGTACCGTGCATGTTGCTCGCCGGGGCCGAGGATGGCGGTTTGCCGGCCGTCATGCGGCGCATGGCCGAGGCCATCCCCGGCGCCGCGTATGCCGAGATCGGCGAGGCCGGCCACTTGCCGAATCTCGAGCGTCCGGTCGTGTTCAACACGAGGATCTCGAGCTTCCTGTTGGGCGGGCAGGCGCAATCGATGGAGGCTTGCGCATGA
- a CDS encoding MFS transporter, which translates to MATRLDVREEIEGAEISSFHWKLGALIGIIMFFDGYELFNAAYAIPLILKSWHPQPSQIGMMLSSGIVGLSIGSVLQGLLADRIGRRKVMLWALYGMGLASLSLAAVAQNPLQFAGLRLCLGTALGMITPLTISYINEWAPRRSANVYTIWVFQFGFSLGGIMAGFAGAFLATSFGWQAIYYAGAISIAVAVAAHCWLPESAQYLAAKRDFDGIGRVLAQLRPARKHLYDGAEFTTAAARRAAPVATLLQAPYRRKTIVAWLSGALSLFCVHGLTGWLPTLLVQRGEAMSSAATYGALIMTAALFGGIGSGTVADLTRSRVKAMVIWWFMAALAMLALSHAHGTVMMMVLVAAAGFFVFGGQSVQNNYIAMIYPTEVRSTGVGLAVGINRVGGMLGPLVIGLVKSVNPDPTYTFYVLAASLLLACMSFLIVRGGVKDGPDGVAAAAEPGALQVSLAED; encoded by the coding sequence ATGGCAACAAGACTAGACGTGCGCGAGGAAATCGAAGGCGCAGAGATCAGCAGCTTTCACTGGAAGCTCGGGGCCCTCATCGGCATCATCATGTTTTTCGACGGGTATGAACTCTTCAATGCGGCGTATGCGATCCCGCTCATCCTGAAATCATGGCATCCGCAGCCGTCGCAAATCGGCATGATGCTGTCGAGCGGGATCGTCGGACTGTCGATCGGCTCGGTATTGCAAGGCCTGCTGGCCGACCGGATCGGCAGGCGCAAGGTAATGCTGTGGGCGCTGTATGGCATGGGACTGGCGAGCCTGTCGCTCGCGGCTGTCGCACAAAATCCGCTGCAATTCGCCGGATTGCGCCTGTGCCTGGGTACCGCACTGGGCATGATTACGCCGCTGACGATTTCCTACATCAACGAGTGGGCGCCTCGGCGGAGCGCGAATGTCTATACCATCTGGGTGTTCCAGTTCGGATTTAGCCTCGGCGGCATCATGGCCGGTTTTGCCGGCGCTTTCCTGGCGACCTCATTCGGTTGGCAGGCAATCTATTATGCCGGTGCCATTTCGATTGCCGTTGCCGTGGCGGCCCACTGCTGGCTGCCGGAATCCGCACAATACCTGGCGGCGAAACGCGACTTCGACGGCATCGGTCGTGTCCTGGCGCAGCTTCGTCCGGCACGCAAGCACTTGTACGACGGCGCGGAATTCACGACCGCGGCAGCGCGCCGTGCGGCACCGGTCGCGACGCTGCTGCAGGCGCCGTACCGCCGCAAGACCATTGTCGCGTGGCTGTCGGGCGCGCTCAGCCTGTTCTGCGTCCATGGCCTGACCGGATGGTTGCCGACCCTGCTCGTGCAGCGTGGTGAAGCGATGTCGTCCGCCGCCACGTATGGCGCCTTGATCATGACCGCGGCCTTGTTCGGGGGCATTGGGAGCGGCACGGTAGCCGATCTCACCAGGAGCCGGGTCAAGGCCATGGTGATCTGGTGGTTCATGGCCGCGTTGGCGATGCTCGCCCTCAGCCATGCACACGGCACGGTCATGATGATGGTGTTGGTGGCAGCCGCCGGCTTCTTCGTGTTCGGCGGGCAGTCGGTGCAGAACAACTATATCGCGATGATCTACCCCACCGAGGTGCGCAGCACAGGCGTCGGACTTGCGGTTGGCATCAACCGCGTCGGCGGCATGCTCGGTCCGCTCGTCATCGGTCTGGTCAAGTCGGTCAACCCGGATCCGACCTATACCTTCTATGTGCTTGCCGCCTCCCTGCTCCTGGCATGCATGTCCTTCCTGATCGTCCGTGGCGGCGTGAAGGACGGACCCGATGGCGTCGCGGCGGCAGCCGAACCGGGCGCCTTGCAGGTATCGCTCGCCGAGGACTGA
- a CDS encoding GlcG/HbpS family heme-binding protein has product MNEALDRASGPTLAEANAILAGALDSARADGLPPVAVVVLDASGHPVALQREDGATMLRVDIALGKAYAAAGMGVASGVLHQRAQDNPVFFNALASSSQGRFIPQAGAVAIRNANGTLIGAVGASGGTGAQDEAICAAGVAAAGLVSA; this is encoded by the coding sequence ATGAACGAAGCTCTTGACCGGGCCTCGGGCCCGACCCTGGCCGAGGCAAACGCGATTCTTGCCGGCGCGCTAGATTCGGCGCGCGCGGACGGATTGCCGCCGGTGGCCGTGGTGGTATTGGACGCCTCGGGCCATCCGGTCGCCCTGCAGCGCGAGGATGGCGCCACCATGCTGCGCGTCGACATCGCGCTCGGCAAGGCCTACGCCGCCGCCGGCATGGGCGTGGCCAGCGGCGTCCTGCACCAGCGCGCCCAGGACAACCCGGTGTTCTTCAATGCCTTGGCGTCCTCCAGTCAGGGCCGTTTCATCCCCCAGGCCGGCGCCGTGGCGATCCGTAACGCAAACGGCACCCTGATCGGTGCGGTCGGCGCCAGCGGCGGCACCGGCGCCCAGGACGAGGCGATCTGCGCGGCCGGCGTGGCCGCAGCGGGACTGGTGTCCGCATGA
- a CDS encoding amidohydrolase family protein, translated as MSAAPRHKDGCGCGIDVHAHVIPHDLPRHLGNVVPASWPSMAPAHACHRHVIIAGKVYRTVSERAWSPTRRIEDMDPMGLAVQAISPMPELLSYWMDGAAAAQLLRYMNEQIAEMAALSGGRLVGMGAVPLQDLDLALAELDHAVDKLGFKAIEVGSNINEKPVGAPEFAPFFAACAEKGAAVFVHALKPAGAERLVGPEKLLPALAYPTDVGLAAASVLTSNLIGRLPALKMAFSHGGGTLASLLPRLEQARRVFPDLRDAMPESPSEQARRLFYDTLVFDAPTLRHLVDRFGASQLMIGTDYPFAFHDARPVDSIAAAIADADVRAQLVTHNAARFLGLD; from the coding sequence ATGAGCGCCGCACCTCGGCACAAGGACGGCTGCGGCTGCGGTATCGACGTGCACGCGCACGTGATCCCGCACGACCTGCCGCGCCACCTCGGCAACGTCGTGCCCGCGTCCTGGCCGTCGATGGCGCCGGCGCACGCGTGCCATCGCCACGTGATCATCGCCGGCAAGGTGTATCGCACCGTGTCCGAGCGCGCCTGGAGCCCGACGCGGCGTATCGAGGACATGGACCCGATGGGCCTCGCCGTCCAGGCGATCTCGCCGATGCCGGAACTGCTGTCGTACTGGATGGACGGCGCCGCGGCGGCGCAGCTGCTGCGCTACATGAACGAACAAATCGCGGAGATGGCCGCGCTGTCGGGGGGGCGCCTGGTCGGCATGGGTGCCGTGCCGCTGCAGGACCTCGACCTCGCGCTGGCCGAACTCGATCACGCCGTCGACAAACTCGGCTTCAAGGCCATCGAAGTGGGCAGCAATATCAATGAAAAACCGGTGGGCGCGCCCGAATTCGCGCCGTTCTTCGCCGCCTGTGCCGAGAAAGGCGCCGCCGTGTTCGTCCATGCGCTCAAGCCCGCAGGCGCCGAGCGTCTCGTCGGTCCCGAGAAACTGCTGCCGGCCCTCGCGTACCCGACCGATGTCGGCCTCGCCGCCGCGTCCGTCCTGACGTCGAACCTGATCGGCCGCCTGCCCGCGCTGAAGATGGCGTTCAGCCATGGAGGCGGCACGCTGGCGTCGCTGCTGCCGCGCCTCGAGCAGGCGCGCCGGGTGTTTCCCGACCTGCGCGACGCGATGCCCGAAAGCCCGTCCGAGCAGGCGCGCCGGCTGTTCTACGACACGCTGGTGTTCGACGCGCCGACACTGCGGCATCTCGTCGACCGCTTCGGCGCGTCGCAGCTCATGATCGGCACCGATTACCCGTTCGCCTTCCACGACGCGCGCCCGGTCGACAGCATCGCCGCCGCGATTGCCGACGCCGACGTGCGCGCGCAACTTGTCACCCATAACGCCGCCCG
- a CDS encoding carboxymuconolactone decarboxylase family protein, translating to MSRLEMPAREAMNARQREVYDATVSGPRGKAPAPLAAWLASPELASRAQHLGELVRYGTSLPASLSELAILVTARHWNAHYEWYAHKNEALKAGLNPGLIDAIAAGVAPGFGDAAERVIYRFTVQMHEQKRVDDALYAEAVELLGTTAVVELVGIVGYYTLVAMTLNVFDIGLPPGVAPDLPVLPPPKP from the coding sequence ATGAGCCGGCTGGAGATGCCGGCGCGCGAGGCGATGAACGCGCGTCAGCGCGAGGTCTACGACGCCACCGTAAGCGGCCCACGCGGCAAGGCGCCTGCGCCGCTGGCGGCATGGCTGGCCAGCCCCGAACTCGCCAGTCGAGCGCAGCACCTGGGCGAACTGGTCCGCTACGGCACGTCGCTGCCGGCCTCCCTGTCGGAGCTCGCCATCCTGGTCACGGCGCGTCACTGGAACGCGCACTACGAATGGTATGCGCACAAGAACGAAGCCCTCAAGGCCGGACTCAACCCGGGGCTCATCGATGCCATCGCGGCCGGCGTTGCTCCCGGTTTCGGGGATGCCGCCGAGCGGGTGATCTACCGCTTCACCGTCCAGATGCACGAGCAGAAGCGTGTCGACGACGCGCTGTACGCCGAGGCGGTGGAATTGCTGGGCACGACAGCGGTGGTGGAACTGGTGGGCATCGTCGGCTATTACACGCTGGTGGCGATGACACTGAATGTGTTCGATATCGGCCTGCCACCGGGCGTTGCTCCCGACTTGCCGGTTTTGCCGCCGCCCAAGCCGTGA
- a CDS encoding LysR family transcriptional regulator, protein MNIADLDLNVLVVFDAMLQHQSVTRAGHALDLSQPAMSAALSKMRSQLGDPLFVRTGHGMRPTPRALQLSEPVKKILEMVRLEVLQQPAFDPTTAHRVFTVITPDIGETVFMPKILAHLQAHAPHIAIRSVAISSEGAGEALELGQADLAIGYFPDLAKPGFYQQRLFKNTFACMVRADHPRIHDTLTVDQFMQESHALVRPAGRTHLFEQYLNSKNIKLDVRAELSHFASLLTIISSSDLIATVPRDIGHVFATLAKVRLLDPPLKPPSFHLMQHWHTVMHADSANVWLRQMVKNLFND, encoded by the coding sequence TTGAATATCGCAGACCTCGACCTGAACGTGCTTGTGGTGTTCGACGCGATGCTGCAGCACCAGAGCGTGACGCGCGCCGGGCACGCCCTGGACCTGAGCCAGCCGGCCATGAGCGCCGCGCTGTCCAAGATGCGCAGCCAGCTGGGCGACCCGCTCTTCGTGCGCACCGGGCACGGCATGCGGCCGACGCCGCGTGCGCTGCAGTTGTCCGAACCGGTCAAGAAAATATTGGAAATGGTGCGCCTGGAAGTGCTGCAGCAACCGGCATTCGATCCGACGACGGCGCACCGGGTCTTCACCGTCATCACGCCCGATATCGGCGAAACCGTGTTCATGCCGAAGATCCTGGCCCATCTTCAGGCTCACGCTCCGCACATTGCCATCCGATCGGTCGCGATCTCCTCGGAAGGTGCGGGCGAGGCGCTGGAACTCGGCCAGGCGGACCTGGCGATCGGGTACTTCCCCGACCTGGCCAAACCGGGCTTCTACCAGCAGCGGCTGTTCAAGAACACGTTTGCCTGCATGGTCCGCGCCGACCATCCGCGCATCCATGACACCCTGACCGTCGACCAGTTCATGCAGGAGTCGCACGCGCTCGTGCGCCCGGCCGGCCGCACCCACCTGTTCGAGCAGTACCTCAACAGCAAGAACATCAAGCTCGACGTGCGCGCCGAACTCTCGCATTTCGCGAGCCTGCTGACGATCATTTCGAGCTCGGACCTGATCGCCACGGTCCCACGCGACATCGGCCACGTGTTCGCCACGCTGGCCAAGGTCCGGCTTCTCGATCCCCCGTTGAAGCCGCCCTCCTTCCACCTCATGCAGCACTGGCATACCGTGATGCATGCGGATTCGGCGAACGTCTGGCTCAGGCAGATGGTCAAGAACCTGTTCAACGACTGA